A section of the Streptomyces xinghaiensis S187 genome encodes:
- the rpsA gene encoding 30S ribosomal protein S1: MTSSTEATRTTPQVAVNDIGSEEEFLAAIDETIKYFNDGDIVDGVIVKVDRDEVLLDIGYKTEGVIPSRELSIKHDVDPNEVVAVGDEIEALVLQKEDKEGRLILSKKRAQYERAWGTIEKIKEEDGIVTGTVIEVVKGGLILDIGLRGFLPASLVEMRRVRDLQPYVGKELEAKIIELDKNRNNVVLSRRAWLEQTQSEVRQTFLTTLQKGQVRSGVVSSIVNFGAFVDLGGVDGLVHVSELSWKHIDHPSEVVEVGQEVTVEVLDVDMDRERVSLSLKATQEDPWQQFARTHQIGQVVPGKVTKLVPFGAFVRVDEGIEGLVHISELAERHVEIPEQVVQVNDEIFVKVIDIDLERRRISLSLKQANEAFGADPTAVEFDPTLYGMAASYDDQGNYIYPEGFDPEANDWLPGYEKQREEWERQYAEAQQRFEQHQAQVVKSREADEQAAAEGAAAPAPGAGAGTGGGGAAGGGSYSSESADNSGALASDEALAALREKLAGGQS, encoded by the coding sequence ATGACGAGCAGCACCGAGGCAACCCGCACCACCCCGCAGGTGGCGGTCAACGACATCGGTTCCGAGGAAGAATTCCTCGCCGCGATCGATGAGACGATCAAGTACTTCAACGACGGCGACATCGTCGACGGCGTGATCGTGAAGGTCGACCGGGACGAGGTCCTGCTCGACATCGGTTACAAGACCGAAGGCGTCATCCCCTCCCGCGAGCTCTCGATCAAGCACGACGTCGACCCGAACGAGGTCGTGGCCGTCGGTGACGAGATCGAGGCCCTGGTTCTCCAGAAGGAGGACAAGGAAGGCCGCCTGATCCTGTCGAAGAAGCGCGCCCAGTACGAGCGCGCCTGGGGGACGATCGAGAAGATCAAGGAAGAGGACGGGATCGTCACCGGTACGGTCATCGAGGTCGTCAAGGGTGGTCTCATCCTCGACATCGGCCTCCGTGGCTTCCTCCCGGCGTCCCTCGTCGAGATGCGCCGCGTCCGCGACCTCCAGCCCTACGTGGGCAAGGAGCTCGAGGCGAAGATCATCGAGCTGGACAAGAACCGCAACAACGTGGTCCTGTCCCGCCGTGCCTGGCTGGAGCAGACGCAGAGCGAGGTCCGCCAGACCTTCCTCACCACCCTGCAGAAGGGCCAGGTGCGCTCCGGCGTCGTCTCCTCGATCGTCAACTTCGGCGCCTTCGTGGACCTCGGCGGCGTCGACGGTCTGGTCCACGTCTCCGAGCTGTCCTGGAAGCACATCGACCACCCCTCCGAGGTCGTCGAGGTCGGCCAGGAGGTCACGGTCGAGGTCCTGGACGTCGACATGGACCGCGAGCGCGTCTCCCTGTCGCTGAAGGCGACCCAGGAAGACCCGTGGCAGCAGTTCGCCCGGACCCACCAGATCGGCCAGGTCGTCCCCGGCAAGGTCACCAAGCTCGTCCCGTTCGGCGCGTTCGTCCGCGTCGACGAGGGCATCGAGGGCCTGGTGCACATCTCCGAGCTGGCCGAGCGCCACGTGGAGATTCCGGAGCAGGTCGTCCAGGTCAACGACGAGATCTTCGTCAAGGTCATCGACATCGACCTCGAGCGCCGCCGCATCAGCCTCTCGCTGAAGCAGGCCAACGAGGCCTTCGGTGCCGACCCGACGGCGGTCGAGTTCGACCCGACCCTGTACGGCATGGCCGCGTCCTACGACGACCAGGGCAACTACATCTACCCCGAGGGCTTCGACCCGGAGGCCAACGACTGGCTGCCGGGTTACGAGAAGCAGCGCGAGGAGTGGGAGCGCCAGTACGCCGAGGCGCAGCAGCGCTTCGAGCAGCACCAGGCGCAGGTCGTCAAGTCCCGCGAGGCCGACGAGCAGGCCGCGGCCGAGGGCGCTGCCGCCCCGGCCCCGGGTGCCGGCGCGGGTACCGGCGGTGGCGGTGCGGCCGGTGGCGGTTCGTACTCCTCCGAGTCCGCGGACAACTCCGGCGCCCTGGCGTCGGACGAGGCGCTGGCGGCGCTCCGCGAGAAGCTGGCCGGCGGACAGAGCTGA
- a CDS encoding PAC2 family protein has protein sequence MQDPQSLYTWDPDGLPAADALNTRDSAGLTMLYHFEGYIDAGDTGDQIVERLLDGLPRQTVARFDADRLIDYRARRPLLTFERDRWTAYDTPKLALYLVRDATAAPFLLLAGPEPDVEWERFAAAVRQIVERLGVRLSVNFHGIPMGVPHTRPVGITPHGNRVDLVPGHGGLFEEAQVPGSAEALVEFRLAQAGHDVLGVAAHVPHYLARSPYPDAALTVLEAVTAATGLVLPGVAHALRSEAHRTQAEIERQLGQGDEELVALVQGLEHQYDAAAGGETRGNLVAEATPLPSAEELAGEFERFLAEREGNDG, from the coding sequence GTGCAGGATCCCCAGAGTTTGTACACGTGGGACCCGGACGGGCTCCCGGCCGCCGACGCGCTCAACACCCGGGACTCGGCCGGGCTGACGATGCTGTACCACTTCGAGGGGTACATCGACGCGGGCGACACCGGCGACCAGATCGTGGAGCGGCTGCTCGACGGCCTGCCCCGGCAGACCGTGGCCCGGTTCGACGCCGACCGGCTCATCGACTACCGCGCCCGGCGCCCTCTGCTCACCTTCGAGCGCGACCGCTGGACCGCCTACGACACGCCGAAGCTGGCGCTGTACCTGGTGCGGGACGCCACCGCCGCGCCGTTCCTGCTGCTCGCCGGCCCCGAACCGGACGTCGAGTGGGAGCGGTTCGCCGCGGCCGTCCGGCAGATCGTCGAACGTCTCGGCGTCCGGCTCTCGGTGAACTTCCACGGCATACCCATGGGCGTGCCGCACACCCGGCCCGTCGGCATCACCCCGCACGGCAACCGGGTGGACCTGGTGCCGGGCCACGGCGGGCTGTTCGAGGAGGCGCAGGTGCCCGGGAGCGCCGAGGCGCTGGTCGAGTTCCGGCTCGCGCAGGCCGGTCACGACGTGCTGGGCGTCGCCGCCCACGTACCGCACTACCTGGCCCGTTCGCCCTACCCCGACGCGGCGCTCACCGTGCTGGAGGCCGTCACGGCGGCCACCGGACTGGTGCTGCCCGGGGTGGCGCACGCGCTCCGCAGCGAGGCGCACCGCACCCAGGCCGAGATCGAACGCCAGCTCGGGCAGGGGGACGAGGAACTGGTGGCGCTCGTCCAGGGGCTGGAGCACCAGTACGACGCCGCCGCCGGGGGCGAGACCCGCGGCAACCTCGTCGCCGAGGCGACCCCGCTGCCGTCGGCGGAGGAACTGGCCGGGGAGTTCGAACGCTTTCTCGCCGAGCGTGAGGGGAACGACGGCTGA
- the coaE gene encoding dephospho-CoA kinase, with the protein MLKVGLTGGIGAGKSEVSRLLASYGAVVVDADKIAREVVEPGTPGLAAVVAEFGPEILTEDGDLDRPRLGGVVFADPERLKALNAIVHPLVGARSAELESAAGEDAVVVHDVPLLAENGLAPLYDLVVVVDAAPETQLDRLVRRRGMSEEEARSRMAAQADREQRKAVADLVIDNDGPIEALEPQVRAVWEELLRRERATRTAAG; encoded by the coding sequence ATGCTGAAGGTGGGTCTGACCGGCGGTATCGGCGCGGGCAAGAGCGAGGTGTCCCGGCTCCTCGCCTCGTACGGCGCGGTGGTCGTGGACGCCGACAAGATCGCGCGGGAGGTCGTCGAGCCCGGCACCCCCGGACTGGCCGCGGTCGTCGCCGAGTTCGGCCCGGAGATCCTCACGGAGGACGGCGACCTGGACCGGCCCCGGCTCGGCGGTGTCGTCTTCGCCGACCCGGAGCGCCTCAAGGCGCTCAACGCGATCGTGCACCCGCTCGTCGGCGCCCGTTCCGCCGAACTGGAGTCCGCCGCGGGCGAGGACGCCGTCGTCGTCCACGACGTCCCGCTGCTCGCCGAGAACGGACTCGCCCCGCTCTACGACCTGGTCGTCGTGGTCGACGCCGCCCCGGAGACCCAGCTCGACCGGCTCGTGCGGCGGCGCGGCATGTCGGAGGAGGAGGCGCGCTCCCGGATGGCCGCGCAGGCCGACAGGGAGCAGCGCAAGGCCGTCGCCGATCTGGTCATCGACAACGACGGCCCGATCGAGGCGCTGGAACCCCAGGTCAGGGCGGTGTGGGAAGAACTCCTGCGGCGCGAGCGGGCCACGCGCACCGCCGCCGGCTGA
- a CDS encoding tetratricopeptide repeat protein: protein MTARTPENTVIQYRAAEQLLAARDPQGAVKLLDSVVTAHPENTAARLLRARAFFHAAQLRPAELEFQVVLEREPDNAFAHFALARTLQRADRPAEATRHFRLAAALDPRPDYLAAAGFGG from the coding sequence GTGACCGCGCGCACCCCCGAGAACACCGTCATCCAGTACCGTGCCGCCGAGCAGCTGCTGGCCGCCCGCGACCCGCAGGGCGCCGTCAAGCTGCTGGACTCCGTCGTCACGGCCCACCCGGAGAACACCGCGGCCCGGCTGCTGCGCGCCCGTGCCTTCTTCCACGCCGCCCAGCTCCGCCCGGCCGAGCTGGAGTTCCAGGTCGTTCTGGAGCGCGAACCGGACAACGCCTTCGCGCACTTCGCGCTGGCCCGCACCCTGCAGCGCGCCGACCGCCCGGCCGAGGCCACCCGGCACTTCCGGCTCGCCGCGGCCCTCGACCCCCGGCCGGACTACCTCGCCGCCGCGGGCTTCGGCGGCTGA
- a CDS encoding DUF488 family protein: MSAPAPLLTFGHGTAGRDRLTELLHGAGVTEVVDVRTAPGSRRNPDVARDALAVWLPGEVGIGYRWEPRLGGFRRTTPGSPDTFWRNASFRGYAGHTRHPDFLAAMDELLHEAAAARTAVMCGESVWWRCHRRLIADFAVLARGVPVLHLSHDGRLTAHPPTPGARLREDGLLVYDRTDADGAGGEDSR; encoded by the coding sequence GTGAGCGCCCCGGCGCCGCTGCTGACGTTCGGTCACGGCACGGCCGGCCGCGACCGGCTGACCGAGCTGCTGCACGGCGCCGGGGTGACGGAGGTGGTGGACGTACGGACGGCCCCCGGCAGCCGGCGCAACCCGGACGTCGCCCGGGACGCCCTCGCGGTGTGGCTGCCGGGCGAGGTCGGCATCGGCTACCGCTGGGAGCCCCGGCTCGGCGGCTTCCGCCGGACCACGCCCGGCTCCCCTGACACCTTCTGGCGGAACGCGTCCTTCCGGGGGTACGCGGGCCACACCCGCCACCCGGACTTCCTCGCCGCCATGGACGAACTGCTGCACGAGGCGGCTGCCGCCCGCACGGCGGTGATGTGCGGTGAGTCGGTGTGGTGGCGCTGCCACCGGCGTCTGATCGCCGACTTCGCCGTGCTGGCCCGCGGCGTGCCGGTACTGCACCTCTCCCACGACGGCCGCCTCACCGCGCACCCGCCCACCCCGGGAGCGCGCCTGCGCGAGGACGGCCTCCTGGTCTACGACCGCACCGACGCGGACGGGGCGGGCGGCGAGGACAGCCGGTGA
- a CDS encoding cupin domain-containing protein, translated as MQKLSLDAQAREHLARAANSSAGRSADTLYGGHEHVLRQTIVALTAGNSLSEHENPGEATLQVLRGRVRLHSGDEHWDGRDGDLLVIPQARHSLEALEDSAVLLTVAKSG; from the coding sequence ATGCAGAAGCTCTCTCTCGACGCACAGGCCCGCGAACACCTGGCACGCGCCGCCAACTCCTCCGCCGGACGCAGCGCCGACACCCTCTACGGTGGTCACGAACACGTCCTGCGGCAGACCATTGTCGCCCTGACCGCCGGCAACTCCCTCTCGGAGCACGAGAACCCGGGCGAGGCCACCCTCCAGGTGCTCCGCGGCCGGGTGCGGCTGCACAGCGGCGACGAGCACTGGGACGGCCGCGACGGCGATCTGCTCGTCATCCCGCAGGCCCGGCACAGTCTGGAGGCCCTCGAGGACTCCGCCGTCCTGCTGACCGTCGCCAAGTCCGGCTGA
- a CDS encoding methyltransferase domain-containing protein gives MSVSAGKFDAAMEAWQRWQDSPGGRLRYTLAEANLARHTGSPPRAGGRPLRVLDLAGADGGDAIRLALRGHRVTIADFTPAMLARARERAAAAGVAALVDTVEADVLRLPEERTRPVHDLVVCHNLLQYREDVEAVLRAALAPLRPGGLLSVMAFNRHSGPFNLAVRELDPAAALAALDVRRDRTRTFDTELVLHTAEEVVPVLESLGCTDVHHYGIRSFCDVIADDERKRDPAFYAELERLELAVTGRPPYPHLARIFQLVTRKPPA, from the coding sequence ATGTCCGTATCCGCCGGGAAGTTCGACGCGGCGATGGAGGCGTGGCAGCGGTGGCAGGACAGCCCCGGGGGCCGGCTGCGCTACACCCTCGCCGAGGCCAATCTCGCCCGCCACACCGGGAGTCCGCCCCGTGCCGGAGGCCGGCCGCTGCGCGTGCTCGACCTGGCCGGGGCCGACGGCGGTGACGCGATCCGGCTGGCGCTGCGCGGACACCGCGTGACGATCGCCGACTTCACCCCCGCGATGCTCGCCCGCGCCCGGGAACGCGCCGCCGCGGCCGGTGTCGCGGCGCTGGTGGACACGGTCGAGGCGGACGTCCTGCGGCTCCCGGAGGAACGGACGCGTCCGGTGCACGACCTGGTCGTCTGCCACAACCTGCTGCAGTACCGGGAGGACGTCGAAGCCGTGCTGCGCGCGGCCCTCGCCCCGCTGCGGCCCGGTGGGCTGCTCTCCGTGATGGCGTTCAACCGGCACTCCGGGCCCTTCAACCTGGCGGTCCGGGAGCTGGACCCGGCCGCCGCGCTCGCCGCGCTGGACGTACGCCGGGACCGCACCCGGACGTTCGACACCGAGCTGGTCCTGCACACCGCGGAGGAGGTGGTCCCCGTCCTGGAGTCGCTCGGCTGTACGGACGTCCACCACTACGGCATCCGCAGCTTCTGCGACGTCATCGCCGACGACGAACGCAAGCGCGACCCGGCGTTCTACGCGGAACTGGAGCGGCTGGAGCTGGCGGTGACCGGCCGGCCGCCGTATCCCCATCTGGCGCGGATCTTCCAGCTCGTCACCCGGAAGCCTCCGGCCTGA
- a CDS encoding ADP-ribosylglycohydrolase family protein → MEDRSWSGAVAVRARIRGCLLGGAVGDALGNPVEFLSTDRIRAAHGPHGLRGLVAAGRGAPAGTVTDDTQMTLFTAEGLMRARERVAAGGVAGVGTELVRDAYLRWLDTQRHDGPPAADGLTHRTGRLREERWLYARRAPGNACLTGLEHAYAPDPAAELRGEPGPVNPGSKGCGTVMRSAPFGLTGAGPRASFELAARCAQITHGHPTGSYAAGALAAIVHHLLYGESPEAAVLLTLRLLTRYPGHEETTAALGAALDLAADRGAAPGPERVETLGGGWIAEEALAIAVYCVLVHTPERDGTGGPAAVSGEAVREALLLSVNHSGDSDSTGAVCGNLLGAHHGDLRLPQDWLARVEGRATITLLADDFAAGFHAGDET, encoded by the coding sequence ATGGAAGACCGGTCCTGGAGCGGGGCGGTGGCGGTACGGGCCCGGATCCGGGGGTGCCTGCTGGGCGGTGCCGTCGGGGACGCGCTGGGCAATCCGGTGGAGTTCCTGTCCACGGACCGCATCCGCGCCGCGCACGGGCCGCACGGTCTGCGCGGCCTGGTGGCCGCCGGCCGCGGTGCGCCGGCCGGCACGGTCACCGACGACACCCAGATGACGCTCTTCACGGCCGAGGGCCTGATGCGGGCCCGTGAGCGGGTGGCCGCGGGGGGCGTCGCGGGCGTTGGTACCGAACTGGTGCGCGATGCCTATCTGCGCTGGCTGGACACCCAGCGCCACGACGGGCCGCCGGCCGCGGACGGGCTCACGCACCGTACCGGGAGGCTCCGCGAGGAGCGGTGGCTGTACGCGCGGCGCGCACCCGGCAACGCCTGCCTTACGGGTCTCGAACACGCGTATGCGCCCGACCCGGCCGCTGAGCTGCGCGGCGAGCCCGGCCCCGTCAACCCCGGGTCCAAGGGCTGCGGCACGGTGATGCGCTCCGCCCCCTTCGGCCTGACCGGCGCCGGGCCGCGCGCCTCCTTCGAACTGGCGGCCCGCTGCGCGCAGATCACCCACGGCCATCCGACCGGCTCCTACGCGGCCGGCGCCCTGGCGGCGATCGTCCACCATCTGTTGTACGGCGAGAGCCCGGAGGCCGCCGTGCTGCTGACGCTCCGCCTCCTCACCCGGTACCCGGGCCACGAGGAGACGACGGCCGCCCTCGGCGCCGCGCTCGATCTCGCGGCGGACCGCGGTGCCGCTCCGGGCCCGGAGCGGGTGGAGACACTCGGCGGCGGCTGGATCGCGGAGGAGGCGCTGGCCATCGCCGTGTACTGCGTGCTGGTCCACACCCCGGAGCGGGACGGGACCGGCGGTCCGGCGGCCGTCTCCGGGGAGGCGGTCCGCGAGGCCCTGCTGCTCTCCGTCAACCACTCGGGTGACAGCGACTCCACCGGCGCCGTCTGCGGCAACCTCCTCGGCGCCCACCACGGGGACCTGCGACTGCCGCAGGACTGGCTGGCGCGGGTCGAGGGGCGCGCCACCATCACTCTGCTCGCGGACGACTTCGCGGCGGGGTTCCACGCGGGGGACGAGACGTGA
- a CDS encoding antibiotic biosynthesis monooxygenase → MTTAHPRSVPHRPDIARPDAGAPFFSTWRVGTPQRQRAVVAAIAATWAERPWPTRDLLGYHVYTGTDGDTLLHHSQWTDKAAYHAFVRTHRQERNDEIDAAVPGIERVGIAAYELYRSRSLRDPGAVPGCVVVVDVEFDGPDRARQRAWVDTVFEALDGEPRPRPGGISANFFLSTDGTRVLNYAEWTSEEAHADALAAPGDGVGSATEGWRRVQSFPGLLHSDVKRYRWAWSGLRP, encoded by the coding sequence ATGACCACCGCGCACCCGCGCTCCGTCCCGCACCGGCCCGACATCGCCCGCCCCGACGCCGGCGCCCCCTTCTTCAGCACCTGGCGGGTCGGCACCCCGCAGCGGCAGCGGGCCGTCGTGGCGGCTATCGCCGCCACCTGGGCGGAGCGTCCCTGGCCCACCCGCGACCTGCTCGGCTACCACGTCTACACGGGCACCGACGGCGACACCCTGCTGCACCACTCGCAGTGGACGGACAAGGCCGCCTACCACGCCTTCGTCCGGACCCACCGGCAGGAGCGGAACGACGAGATCGACGCCGCTGTCCCCGGAATCGAACGGGTCGGCATCGCGGCGTACGAGCTGTACCGCAGCCGTTCGCTGCGCGATCCGGGCGCCGTGCCCGGCTGTGTCGTCGTCGTGGACGTGGAGTTCGACGGCCCGGACCGCGCCCGGCAACGCGCCTGGGTCGACACGGTGTTCGAAGCCCTGGACGGGGAACCGCGGCCCCGTCCGGGCGGCATCTCCGCGAACTTCTTCCTGAGCACGGATGGCACCCGGGTGCTCAACTACGCGGAGTGGACGAGCGAGGAGGCGCACGCCGACGCCCTCGCCGCGCCGGGTGACGGCGTGGGCTCCGCCACCGAGGGGTGGCGGCGGGTGCAGAGCTTCCCAGGGCTGCTGCACAGTGACGTCAAGCGCTACCGCTGGGCGTGGAGCGGCCTCCGGCCGTGA
- a CDS encoding cysteine hydrolase family protein, which yields MDHTTANASHTTSATAPAPSSSAAAASALLVIDVQESFRQRPDWRAASDPEVAGRVARLVAAARERGEYVVWVLHSEPGTGTVFDPALGHVRLMPGLEPGAGEPVLTKTAHNAFTTTPLQRLLTTRGVRALTVCGIRTEQCCETTARLAADLGYEVTFAIDATATTPVEHRDARPGRPLAEILADPRTLTTAEIMTRTEYALAGRFATLRTVAELTAGTGAEPAAPAAAAPGGS from the coding sequence ATGGACCACACCACCGCGAACGCCTCGCACACCACGTCCGCCACCGCCCCCGCACCCTCCTCCTCCGCCGCCGCCGCGAGCGCGCTGCTCGTCATCGACGTCCAGGAGTCCTTCCGGCAGCGGCCGGACTGGCGGGCCGCGTCCGACCCCGAGGTCGCCGGCCGGGTCGCCCGGCTGGTCGCCGCGGCCCGCGAGCGCGGCGAGTACGTCGTCTGGGTCCTGCACAGCGAACCCGGCACCGGCACGGTGTTCGACCCCGCACTCGGGCACGTACGACTCATGCCGGGTCTGGAACCCGGGGCCGGGGAGCCCGTGCTGACCAAGACCGCGCACAACGCCTTCACCACCACCCCACTGCAGCGGCTCCTCACCACGCGCGGCGTCCGCGCCCTCACGGTCTGCGGCATCCGGACCGAACAGTGCTGCGAGACGACGGCACGGCTCGCCGCCGACCTCGGCTACGAGGTGACCTTCGCGATCGACGCGACCGCGACGACCCCGGTCGAGCACCGTGACGCGCGGCCCGGCCGCCCCCTCGCGGAGATCCTGGCCGACCCCCGCACCCTGACGACGGCCGAGATCATGACCCGCACCGAGTACGCGCTGGCCGGCCGCTTCGCGACACTGCGCACCGTGGCCGAACTGACGGCGGGGACCGGCGCGGAACCGGCCGCCCCGGCGGCCGCGGCACCAGGCGGGAGCTGA